Genomic window (Dehalococcoidales bacterium):
AGGCTAAGAAGGTAGCCCTCACCGCATGCATGCGCAAGCTTCTCACAATCCTTAATGCCATGATTAAAGGTCACGTTCCCTGGAATGCTCCTGCTACAATTCTTGGACCCTGTCACTGACCATTAAGACAGTTGCTCTGGATATCCTCTTTTTCAGCAGTCTGCTACTGTATAACACCTTCGATGACCAGTTCGGCAATTTCATCGTCGGTCATGCCGAGGATTTCCTTGAAAGCGTATTCATTGTGCTCGCCATACAGCGGAGCACGCTCTATTTGACAGGGTGTTTTTGAGAGGACACAGGGCTGCCTGGGTGGCCGATAGCGACCCAGTTCAGGGTGGTCACGCCACTGGAAGAACTCGCGGTACAGTAGTTGGGGATCGTTCTCCATGTGGTCTTCCGGGCTATTCACCATCCCAGCGGGGACACCAACGGCCTGCATGGTTGCCATCACTCCGCGGTCTTCGCGGTTGACGGTGAACGCGGTGACCAATACCTCAAGCTCGTCCTCGTTCTCCTTCCTTCCCTCAAAGGTGGCGAATCTGGGGTCATCGGTAGCCCATGCGGGACTACCGATGGCACGACCGAAGGCCTGCCACTCCTCGTCACTAAACACGGTAACAGCGCACCATTTGTCCACGCCCTTGCAGCGGAAGACCCCGTGTGGAGCGCCGTAGGGGTCGCGGTTTCCCATTCTCCCGGCTACGCGCTGGTTCACATCGTAGTCCAGCATCAATGGGCCAACGAAGTGCAGACTCCCCTGGTGCTGGGCCATGTCCAGGAACTGCCCTTTTCCTGTGCGGCGGCGGTAATCAAGGGCCGCGAGGATAGTGAGCGCGTTGAACCGCGGGGCGATATAGTCCGTGTAGAAGCCAACCTCCCCGGGTATCCTGTCAGGCCATCCCGAGATCTGGCTGATACCGGATATCGCGGTTAGCTGGTCCCCGTAGCCCGGACTATTGTGCCATGGTCCCGTCTGCCCCATCAGGCTGGAACTCATCATGATGATGTCCGGCTTTATCTCTCTGAGCACCTCGTAGCTAAGGCCCATCCTCTCCATGGCACCGCCGGCGAAGTTGTCGGCAACGATGTCAGCCCAGGCGACGAATCTCTTGGCGATTTCCTTGCCTCTGGGAAGACCCAGGTTGACCGAGCAACTCATCTTGCTTGTGCTCTGAGAATTGAAGATAGCGCCACGATTCGGACCCGGGACGTCATCCTTGAACGGAGGCTGTATCCGCCAGACGTCCGGCCTCACCTTACTCTCGATTCTGAGCACCGTGGCCCCGAAATCAGACAGCACCTTGGTGCTGGTTGGCCCCGTCCAGACCCAGGTGAAATCGGCAACCTTTATCCCTTCAAGCGGTTTCTTTGACATGCTTTTCCTCCTGCCTCTGTTTGCTCCTCGCTAGACAACGCCATCCTTCTTCAGCCTGGCCAGTGATTCCCTGGAGATGTCCAGTTCCTCGACGTATATTTCATCGTTGTGCTCCCCTACCAGTGGGGCACGTCGTGATATCACGGGCGGGGTCTCCGAGGCATTGGACCACCTGCCGGGATACCTTATGCTGGTACCCAGCTCAGGATGTTCAACCTGTGGCCAGAACTCACGAGCGGCAAGCTGTGGGCTCTCTGCCATATCATTGGCAGCGGCTACCGGATAAAGCATGATGCGGTACTTGATGGCGCCGGCCATCATCTCCGCCTTGGTATGGGTCATAAAGAAGTCGATGGTCTGCTCTTCCATCCGGTCTATGACATCCTGGGTGGTGGTGAAGTGGCTGAAGCTCTGCCAGTCGAAGCTCTTGAACCAGTCGTCGGCCATGCCTTCTTCGGCCATCCAGTTGACCAGTGGGATGCTGTGCCGCACCGCATTCGGTCCACCGGTATAGCGCCACATGACATAGCCGTCCTTGCAGGGCCAGATGTGCCGCACATTGACGGGCATTGGGGAAATCCCCCGTGGCCGATGTCTCCGGTTGAAGTCCCAGTCGCCTACCGGGAAGAAGCTCATGCATTCCTGGATGGACACGTCAACGTGCTGGCCTTCACCGGAGTCCCCACGGTGGTACAGTGCGACGAGCGCCCCGACGACTGCCTCGGTTCCCGCGTGGAAGTAGGTCTGAGCGTGATGGCTAATCCGGTAAGGGGTCCGGTCATGGTCGCCGAAGGAGCGCATAAGCGGTCCTGCCCCGGTTGCCCAGAGCGCGAGGTCAGAAGCCTTGTTGTCTCTGTAGGGGCCGGTCTGCCCGTAGGGCGTGATGGAGACCATGATGATGCCGGGGTTTATCTTCTCCAGTTCGGCATAACCCAGTCCGAGTCCGTCCATGTGCCCCGGTGAGAAAGACTCGATAACGAAATCCGCGCTCTTCACCAGCTTCCGGAAGATATCTCTGCCTTCCGCCGTCTCAATATCAAGGGTTATTCCTCGTTTGCTGGTGTTCACAGCGAACCAGTACAGACTTTTCTCCGGGTCTTTTTCGTCATGATAGAACGGCCCGATATCGCGTGCCGGGTCACCTCCGGGTCTCTCAATCTTGAGCACGTCAGCGCCCATGTCACCCATCAGCTTACCGCACATCAGACCCTTCTCATCCGCGAGGTCAAGGACACGATACGGGCTGAGCATGCCTTCGGTCTTCTCCGCCATCGAAACCTCCTTGTGCAGACTGCTGTCAGGTTGCCGGACAGCGTTCACATTATAGCATCATTTGCTGTGGGACATCACGTCCGGGACCAGGTACCTTATTGCAGCCATGTAGCAGATATTATTGTCCTACCTGAAGCCCGAGGGTTAACGCTATTCACCTGTGCTCTGTTAAAATAAACTTCCCTCGACCTTACGGTCGGGGTATTAAGTAAGGAAGTATAAAGCCGACGGGGCTTTCAGGTAAAACTATGAATCAATTAGATCCGGTTGTTACCATTGCCATTCTGTTGGCAGCAGCATTAGTGGGTGGAATGATAGCCCATCGACTAAGACAACCGATTATACTGGGCTACCTGGTAATCGGCGTGGCCGTTGGGCCTCATGCTCTTGGTTTGATAGGTGACCTGGAGCTTGTTGAAACGGCTGCCACCATGGGTGTTGCCCTGTTGATGTTTACCCTGGGGCTGGAAATCTCGATAGCTCAATTGCGTGAAGTCGGCAGGATAGGTGTATGGGGTGGTATTACCCAAATTGCGGCTACCCTCGCTCTAGGGCTGATTGCAGGGTACTTTCTATTCCGATGGCCTCTATCCCAGGCGGTCTTGTTTGGTCTGATTATCTCTCTCAGCAGCACGGCAGTATGCCTGAAAATACTGATGGAGCGAGGGGAACTGGTCTCGGTGCATGGGCGAATAATGATCGCCATCCTTATTGTTCAGGATATCGGTGTAGTAGTTATGATGGTGGTGATACCGTTAATGAGCGGTATGACAGAGAACATACCGCTTACCCTGGCAATAGCTGCAGGGAAAGCACTTCTATTTATCGGGTTAGCTATCATATTGGGACGATGGGGACTTCCCTGGCTGCTGGGCAGGGTTGGCGGTGTTCGAGATCGAGAACTGTTTCTGTTAACCGTTCTTGTATTGTGTCTGGGTGCCGCAGTAGGCACTCATGTTTTGGGCCTGTCAATCGTGTTTGGAGCTTTCCTGGTCGGTCTGGTGTTGCGTGAAACAAGGTTCGTACATCAGGCACTGGCAGAGATTACGCCCTTACGCGATATTTTTGCTACTCTTTTCTTTGTTTCTCTGGGTATGCTGCTTGACCCCATTTTCCTGATTAATAACTGGCAATCAGTGGCACTGCTGGTGGTGGCCATCATCGCCCTGAAACTACTGGTTGTTTTTGGCATTGTTCGAATATTCGGCTATAGTTCCCGGATAGCCATCCTGACCGGTGCCGGTCTTTTCCAGATTGGTGAATTCAGCTTCATCCTGGCTCAGGGTGGAGTCAACGCCGGCATTGTCTCGGACCAGTTTTACTCCCTGATTCTCGCCAGTGCTATTATCACGATGCTGTTAACACCAGTTACCATCAGCCTGATTATCAGGCTATATCCTAAACCGGCTTTGCTGACAGGCGGTAGACGGATGGTCGCTAAAGAGGCTTCATCGACTTCCGTCTCCGTGCCCACCGAGAGGCCGGACCGAGTAGTAATTGCCGGCTACGGAAGAGTTGGGAGAAACATTGCTCAAGGCCTGCAGGATGCCGGAATCCCGCACATTATAATTGATCTTGACCCAGAGCGTGTTTCCGAAGCTAAGAGTAGCGGCCGACCACGTATATATGGCGATGCTACCAATAGAAACGTTCTATCCAAGGTCGACCTTGGTAGAGCGCAAGCATTGGTGGTAACTTATCCGGACTCGATAGCAGTGGTAACCACGGTAAAGACCGCGTTGAGCATTAACCCTGAGCTTAAAATATTGGTGCGGGTGCATCGGGCGAGGGAAGCTGATGAGCTTAAGAAGCTGGGGGTTACCGAGCTAGTCAGCCCGGAATATGAGGCCAGTTTCAGGTTCATTAAGAGGCTGTTGAACATTATGGGCCTGGAGAAAGGCAAGAGAAGACAAATCCTGGCCACAATGCGCAAAGACAAGGAGATTGCTGAATACGATCCCGATT
Coding sequences:
- a CDS encoding CoA transferase: MSKKPLEGIKVADFTWVWTGPTSTKVLSDFGATVLRIESKVRPDVWRIQPPFKDDVPGPNRGAIFNSQSTSKMSCSVNLGLPRGKEIAKRFVAWADIVADNFAGGAMERMGLSYEVLREIKPDIIMMSSSLMGQTGPWHNSPGYGDQLTAISGISQISGWPDRIPGEVGFYTDYIAPRFNALTILAALDYRRRTGKGQFLDMAQHQGSLHFVGPLMLDYDVNQRVAGRMGNRDPYGAPHGVFRCKGVDKWCAVTVFSDEEWQAFGRAIGSPAWATDDPRFATFEGRKENEDELEVLVTAFTVNREDRGVMATMQAVGVPAGMVNSPEDHMENDPQLLYREFFQWRDHPELGRYRPPRQPCVLSKTPCQIERAPLYGEHNEYAFKEILGMTDDEIAELVIEGVIQ
- a CDS encoding CaiB/BaiF CoA-transferase family protein: MAEKTEGMLSPYRVLDLADEKGLMCGKLMGDMGADVLKIERPGGDPARDIGPFYHDEKDPEKSLYWFAVNTSKRGITLDIETAEGRDIFRKLVKSADFVIESFSPGHMDGLGLGYAELEKINPGIIMVSITPYGQTGPYRDNKASDLALWATGAGPLMRSFGDHDRTPYRISHHAQTYFHAGTEAVVGALVALYHRGDSGEGQHVDVSIQECMSFFPVGDWDFNRRHRPRGISPMPVNVRHIWPCKDGYVMWRYTGGPNAVRHSIPLVNWMAEEGMADDWFKSFDWQSFSHFTTTQDVIDRMEEQTIDFFMTHTKAEMMAGAIKYRIMLYPVAAANDMAESPQLAAREFWPQVEHPELGTSIRYPGRWSNASETPPVISRRAPLVGEHNDEIYVEELDISRESLARLKKDGVV
- a CDS encoding cation:proton antiporter; protein product: MNQLDPVVTIAILLAAALVGGMIAHRLRQPIILGYLVIGVAVGPHALGLIGDLELVETAATMGVALLMFTLGLEISIAQLREVGRIGVWGGITQIAATLALGLIAGYFLFRWPLSQAVLFGLIISLSSTAVCLKILMERGELVSVHGRIMIAILIVQDIGVVVMMVVIPLMSGMTENIPLTLAIAAGKALLFIGLAIILGRWGLPWLLGRVGGVRDRELFLLTVLVLCLGAAVGTHVLGLSIVFGAFLVGLVLRETRFVHQALAEITPLRDIFATLFFVSLGMLLDPIFLINNWQSVALLVVAIIALKLLVVFGIVRIFGYSSRIAILTGAGLFQIGEFSFILAQGGVNAGIVSDQFYSLILASAIITMLLTPVTISLIIRLYPKPALLTGGRRMVAKEASSTSVSVPTERPDRVVIAGYGRVGRNIAQGLQDAGIPHIIIDLDPERVSEAKSSGRPRIYGDATNRNVLSKVDLGRAQALVVTYPDSIAVVTTVKTALSINPELKILVRVHRAREADELKKLGVTELVSPEYEASFRFIKRLLNIMGLEKGKRRQILATMRKDKEIAEYDPD